The Persephonella atlantica region TTTCAGAAACTGTTTTGTTGCCTCAAGGGCTGAAAAAATCTCCTCTTCTTTAACCTCAAAACCCATATTTTTTAGCTTTTGATACACTAACTTTCGTGGCTTTGTTGTTGTGTTTGTGATAAATCTAACGGTAAACTTTTTCTTCAGCTTTTTTAAAGTCTCTGTAGCACCGGGAACAGGTTTATCTATAACATATAGAACGCCATCAAGGTCTAAAAGCAGTCCTTTTATCTTTGAGAAATCTATCATGGCTTTACCTTTTTTATTTTTAAATTAATCTTTAAAAAGCTCCTCTACAAGCTGTAAGACTTTTTTTTGTCTCTCCTTTCCTTTAGGCAGTGATTTCCTTAGATTTTTAACCTGCTTTAATATCTGTTCTAAATTTTGTGGAAGGTTTTTTTCTATATGTTTCCTGATTTTTGCAGACAGCCCCGGTGCAGAGCCTGAGCTTGTTATTCCTATCACAACATCTTCCCTTTTTACATATGCTGGAAATATAAAATCACAGTAATCTGGACTGTCAACAGCATTAACAAATATGTTTTTATCTCTTGTCAGTCTGAAAATCTCCTCCTGCAGTTTTATGTCGTCAACTGCAACAATAACGATAAACTGACCTTGCAGGTCAGAAGGCTTAAATGCTC contains the following coding sequences:
- a CDS encoding precorrin-2 dehydrogenase/sirohydrochlorin ferrochelatase family protein, with the protein product MALFPMFVSLEGKKVLVVGGGAVALRKIEKLLPFKPEIKVISKEFSEETLNLIKKHNIPYEKRAFKPSDLQGQFIVIVAVDDIKLQEEIFRLTRDKNIFVNAVDSPDYCDFIFPAYVKREDVVIGITSSGSAPGLSAKIRKHIEKNLPQNLEQILKQVKNLRKSLPKGKERQKKVLQLVEELFKD